The stretch of DNA TTTTGCTTTTCATCGAAGAAACTTCTTGAAGATCTATTCTTTTTTCCTCAATTGTCACGAATTGATGCTCATCACCGAATCGCTTGCCTGATTGTTTCGAGTATTTCTTTTCAGCACTACCATCTATTGTGGCATCTTGTTTCGATTTTTTATTGGAATTGGAAAAACCGACCCCTTCGCTTTGAATTTCATTGGAATCTTCCCCTTCTTCAAATCGGCCATTGTCTGTCTTCCCTTTATTTCCTTTTGATAAATCAAATTCTAAATGCGGCCCAGCCTGTTTCTCACTTTCACGATGCCACGACCTGAACATTTCTTCAATGGATTCCTTTGCAGTTTGATTGTCCGAATTTTGCTGATCGATTTCATGCTGACCTTTGGTTTCAAAAGCAGGTTCCATTAAGTTTTCATGTAGTGTCATGAACGTATGAGTCAAGTCCTTAGTCGACTCTTCTTCCAAGACATAGAGAATCTCCAGACAGATTTTGCAGCAGTCAGCTGTTGATTTTGCATCGTAAATAAATTCCCATTTTGCAAGGACTCTTTGGTAGTAGTCAGGATAATCTCCCGTTAACGCTGTGGCTTGCGAACCTTTACGAAGTGCTATATACAAATAATTAAATAGACTATCACTGATAAACCCTTTGTTGAAATTGACACTCATTTGCTGTTCATGGTAGGTCGTATAGACATCTTCCCTTACAGTAAATGCCTTGTCGGTACCGGGACGTTCTTGTCGGATCAAGTTGGAAAGTCTGAATTCTTCAGCACTCAAAGCGAGCTGCAAAGCAAATTCTTTTAGTGGAAAGTGCTCGACTTCTTTCTTGTACCGATCCCATGAAGGAAGATCAAAATGGCTCCAAAAACCAGCAGTCAGTAAATACAAATCGGACAGTTGTCCATTCTGCACAATATCAGGTTCCCGATGTTGCCAAAAATAGCTCATTGAAATCGCGCCTTCTTTCGGACGAAATTCCATCAATTTACGAACGGTCAATGTTAAATACGGTGCACGGCTTAATGCTCTCGCTAAATGTTCCAATTGAATCATTCGTCTTGCATTTACCGTTTCATTGTTAAATTGAATAAATCGATTGACTGATGACAATTAATATCCCTCATTTCACCCAAGTATTCGCGAGTTCCATGACTAATTCTTTTTCACTATCATCATCTAACTTCTCCGCAATGGCATAACGGATTGCACGAAGTGGATCGATGTGTTGAGCAAGCTCTGTCGCATCAAGTAAACTGCGAATGGAAGCAGCTTCTTCACTTAATAAACCATTCTGAACTTGAATGAACATATCTTCAGAGAGATGAAGCATTGTTTTTATCAGGTTATGTGATGCTAGAGGATATTCACGAACGAATAATTCTCGAAGGGGTTCACCGGTTAAATATGGGATGGCAAAAGAAATAAAACGATTTTTCAATGCTTCATTTAAAGGTGAAGTTCCGATATATCCCTCATTTATTGCGGCTATTACGGTAAAGTCTTTGTGTGCTTTCAACACTTCACCAGTATAAGGATTTGTCAGCATACGTCGGTGATCAAGGACACTATGCAGAATTGGCAAAGTTTCAGGTTTCGCCATATTAATTTCATCTATATATAAAATATGTCCATATCTCATCGCCTGAATTACGGGACCTTCTACAAAATCAATATTAGTTTGTCCATTAGCCTGCACCAACGTTTTAAAGCCAAGAAGTGCTTCTGCATCCAAGTCAACAGAACAGTTGATACTGTGCATCGGTTGAGCGAAATACGATGAAATTGACTCAGCTAATTTCGTTTTCCCAGATCCTGAAGGTCCTTTCAGTAAAACGTTTTTTTGTAGTACAACACTCAGTAAAAGATCCTCCCATAAATGCGGTAAAGGTGACATATATCCTCCTTGACCGATCAATGTTGAATGATCTTCTGAATGTGTTCTCTGCTTCCGAGAAGTTTGTGATTGTAAAATCAGTGATTGTGCATCCAATTATTATTCCTCCTAAAGAAAAGCGTACGGCTCCCCTCTTCATAAACTAAGCTCTGTCCTACTTTTTCTATTGGTTATCGTACATTTGCGGTAGCCGCATGTTCCTCAGTGGCCCAAATGAATTGTTGTTGCGTGGTGTTTTTAACCTTCGTTCCTTTGCATGCTAGGCGCAAATGCACTCATATTATTGTTATTTATTATGAACATTGTTTTACAGATGTTTAATGTCATTAACATAATGGGAATAAGCGCCACTCCTGCGGAAAAACGGGCATGCGAGACCCCACAGTGAGGCACGAGTGAGGAGGCTCGTCAGTTCGTCCGCGGAAAGGGCGCAGATTCCGAATTTTTTATATAAATCAATTGAAAAAGTTAGCATAGCTAAAAACAAAAAAACCGATGAAAGACTCATCGGTTATTCAAAATATTCTTTATAAAAGCCACCGATGTGACCACTATTATCTACAACGAAAATGAACTCTTCTGTTTCATTTTTTACTTCATATGATTTTCCGACAGTCAGTACATTCGATACAGAGAATTTTGCTGCGTTTGTATGAACGCAAGTGACTGTTTTAAGTGTAGGTGTCTCTTTCCAAACATTATGTAACATAATTCATCTCCTCAATTCTTACTCTCTCTAGTATAAGCATGCACTTAAAGATTATCAACAATCCATCATTCATAATTCGTTCAGTAGCTGTGAAAAGAATTGGCCAGGTAGACAGAATCGCTTTCCAGGTTGCACAAAATCATATATATGATTGAATCTCCTCCAGTTTGCACAAATCGAATCAAAAAAGCAGCTTCGCATAAGTATGCGAAGCTGCTTCCTATTTCTTAAGACTCCAACAACAAGTCTTCTGGGTTTTCGATTAATTCTTTAACAGTTTTAAGGAATCCAACTGAGTCTTTTCCATCGATTACACGGTGGTCATAAGATAGAGCCACGTACATCATCGGACGGATTTGAACTTCGTCACCGATAGCTACTGGGCGTTTTTGGATTGTATGCATTCCAAGAATACCTACTTGAGTACCGTTCAAAATTGGCGTAGACATTAGAGAACCGAATACTCCACCATTTGTGATAGTGAATGATCCACCTGTCATATCAGAAATTTGAAGCTTCTTGTCACGAGCTTTTTTAGCTAACTCGCCGATTGTCGCTTCGATTTCCGCGAAGTTTTTACGGTCTGTATCGCGAACGATTGGCACAACTAATCCTTCTTCAGTTGATACCGCAATACCTACATCATAGAACTGTTTCAATAGGATTTCGTCCCCATCAAGCTCTGCGTTGACATACGGGTATTTCTTAAGCGCAGAAGTAACAGCTTTCGTGAAGAATGACATGAATCCTAAACGGACATCATGATCTTCAAAGAATTTATCTTTCTTGCGAGAACGTAAAGCCATAACATTTGTCATATCGATTTCGTTGAAAGTAGTTAACATAGCAGTTGATTGCTTAACTTCCAACAAACGGTTAGCGATTGTTTGACGGCGACGAGACATTTTCTCGCGTTTCACACGGCTATCGTCTGCTTTTGGTGCAGCAGCTGCTTTTGGAGCCGCTGGTGCTGCTGGTGCTTGTTTAGGAGCATTTGAGTGTGCTTCCACATCTTGTACGCGAACGCGACCCATTGGATCTACAGTTGAAACTGCTTGTAAATCAATTCCTTTTTCACGAGCAAGTTTACGTGCAGCTGGACTTGCAATTGTGCGGTCTGTTGAAGAAGATTCTTCTTTAGCAACTGGTGCCGCTTGTTGTTTAGGAGCTGCTTCAACATCTTTTACTGGTGCGTCAGCTTCTGCAGGATCAGCTTCAACCGGGCTCTTAGTCGTGCTACCAGAACCTGAACCTTCACCAACAACAGCAATCACTTGGCCAACTTCGACTGTATCGCCTTCAGCAAAAAGTAGTTCTTGGACTACTCCTGCTTCTTCTGAAATGACTTCAACGTTTACTTTATCTGTTTCAAGCTCAACGATGAATTCACCTTTTTCAACTGTATCGCCTGGTTGTTTCAACCATTGTGCGATTGTTCCTTCTGTAATTGACTCTGCTAATTCGGGTACTTTAATTTCTGCCACTATATATTCCTCCTCTAATCAATACGTTCTAAAGTGAAACCGCTTCTTCAATAATGCGGGATTGTTCTGTTTTATGTGTTTCACCATCGCCCTCAGCTGGACTTGAACGTTTAACACGTCCAATATATCTAACACTCTTCGTTCCAGCTAAATCACGTAAGTATGGATCTGCAAATGTCCAAGAGCCCATGTTTTGTGGTTCTTCTTGTACCCAAGCGATTTCTTTCGCATTTGGATAACGTTCAACAATTGCTTGAATTTTTTCAGAAGGGAATGGATATAATTGTTCAACTTTAATCAAGTGAAGATGGTCGAAATCCTTGCCATCTTTTACTTTATCAGCTAAATCAATCGCCATTTTCCCACTTGCCAATAAAATTCTTTCCACTTTATCTGTTTGCTCACCAAGACCTCGTTGTTCCAGAACAGTGTCAAACTGGCCAGTTGTAAGGTCTGCTACTTCAGCACCCACAAGTGGATGACGAAGCAATGATTTAGGCGAAACAATAATTAAAGGTCTCATCGTTTCTTCTCCAAGCATTTTCGCTTGTCGACGTAAAATATGGAAATAGTTCGCAGCACTTGATAGATTTGCAATTGTCCAGTTATTTTCTCCGGCCATTTGTAAATAACGCTCTAAACGAGCACTTGAATGCTCTGGGCCTTGACCTTCATACGCATGTGGAAGTAACATGACCAATCCGGATTTTTGACCCCATTTTGAACGGCTAGCAGAGATAAATTGATCAAACATAACTTGCGCCATGTTTGCGAAATCCCCGTATTGTGCTTCCCAAATGACTAATGCTTTTTCGTTTTCTAAGTTATATCCAAATTCATAACCGACAACCGCTGCTTCAGTCAATGGACTGTTGTATACCACAAATGATGCTTTTGCATCTGAAATATGGTGTAAAGGAACAAGTTCTGCTCCAGTTTTTTCATCGTGTAAAACAAGATGTCTGTGTGCAAAAGTTCCACGCTGAGCATCTTGACCAGTCAATCGAATCGGATTACCTTCTTGGATAATCGAACCAAATGCTAATGTTTCTGCATGCGCCCAATCGATTTTTCCTTTTCCTTTAAAAGGTTCTTCACGACGTTTAAGAATTTTTTCAAGTTTCTTAAATGCCGAGAATTCTGAAGGCCATGATAATAATTCAGCATTCATTTTTACAAGTGTTTCTTCTTTCACACCTGTAGGAACTTCCGGATATCCATTCAATACAACTTCAGGGATGACAATATCCTGATGTACTGCTTCAGGCACTTCTCTTACACGATCATAAGCAGCTTGCATTGTTTTTTGAACGTCAGTAGCAAGTTTTTTCACATCTGTATCTGCCACAACTTTATCAGCAACCAATTGCTTGCCGTATAGTTCACGTACAGTTGGATGTTTGTGAATAGCATGATACATTGTTGGGTTTGTTACCAACGGCTCATCCATTTCATTGTGACCGAAACGACGGTAACCGATTAAATCGATTAGGATGTCTTTACCGAACTGTTCACGATATTCAAATGCCAGACGTGCGACTGCAATTACTGCTTCAACATCGTCAGCATTAACATGGACAACCGGTACTTCATATCCCTTGGCAGGGTCAGAAGAATAATGAGTTGAACGTGAATCGTAATATTCTGTTGTGAAACCAATCATGTTGTTGGCAATGATATGAATTGATCCACCAGTTTGGAATCCACGAATACGGCTATAGTTTAACGTTTCCGTTACGATACCTTGACCTGGGAATGCTGCATCTCCATGAATCAACACGGAATAAGCTGCTTTTGGATTTTGAACAGGTACACCTGTTTTTGTCGTTTTTTCTTGCGCTGCGCGAGTTTGTCCAGTAACGATTGGACTAACTACTTCCAAGTGAGAAGGATTATAAGCAAGTTTTACTTTTAGACCAGATTTAGCAGTATGCGTTGCACCCATGTGGTATTTCACGTCGCCAAACCAGCCAGTCGTAATTTTCAATGAATCATCTTTTGGCAAGAACGATTCATTTGGAACATGTGCAAAATCTGCAAACATCATGTCGTATGGCTTGTTAATAATGTGTGTTAAGACATTTAAGCGTCCACGGTGAGCCATACCGATTAGAATTTGTTCCGTTTGATATTTTTCGGATTGTCGAACTAATTCATCAAGCAAGACGACTAAGGTATCCAACCCTTCAATCGAGAATCGTTTAGCACCGACAAAAGTACGATGGATGAATTTTTCAAATCCTTCAATTTCCGAAAGACGTTTAAGCAACGCTTGACGTTCTTCAGTCGATAAAGTTAATTTCATAGAAGAAGATTCGATTTTTGATTGAATCCACTGACGTTCTTGTGGATTGATAATATGAGCGAATTCATAAGCAATCTTATCCGTATAGAAAGATTTCAAATGCTCAATTACTTGCAAGCCATTTTGAATATCTTTTGGAGCATTTTTCATTAATAAAGAAGCTGGAATCTCGATAAGATCAGCATCTGTCAATCCATATGAAGAAGGATCCAATCTTGTTGAATCTTTTGGTCGATCATTTAACGGATAAATATCCGCAGCTAAATGACCATGTGCGCGAATAGCGTCAGCTAATTGTACAGCTGCCAATACTTTGCCTACATGGTTCGGATCAACTTGCCCAGCTGCAGAGAAATCGACAAGATTTTCATCTGTAGATGGAGCCCCATACTGTTTAAAAAGTTCACCTAGTTCTGCGTCAACAGATTCTGGTGATTGCATGAACGTATCGTACATTTCCAATACATAACCTAAATTCGGACCAGAAAGTTTAGTCCATGGTGACCCGTTCGGTGACCCGTTTTTTGACATTTAGAAAACCCTCCAACTTTTGCCAAGCGGCATTTCCTATTTCTATTTAATAATCTACATTATTTTATCACGTTAGTTCTTGATATCAAAGGAATCGAACGCAATGCAAATGGCAGAACATTTTTTCCATTTCAATCTTACTACTCTCATAGGAAAATACAATGCTTTTTAGTAAATTAAGCAAACTTTTTCGTTAAGTCGAAATAACCCGTCATTTAGACAAGGATTCATCATTCTATTAGAGGAAGAACGAGTGAAAAAGTTGAGCCTTTTCCTAGTTCGCTTTTTACGGTTATAGATCCTCTCGCATTTTCCACAAGCATCTTTACAATACTTAATCCTAAACCGCTTCCGCCTAAATCGCGGGAACGGGCCATATCGACCCGATAAAATCGGTCGAATATTTTTGTCTCATGCTGTGGATCTATACCAATCCCCTGATCTTGTACATGGACAATAATATATTTTGTCTTGCGTTCATATGAGATATGAACTCGAGCAGGCTCTGTACTATACCGGATTGCATTGATTAACAGGTTTCGCATAATTTGTTGGTAAGCATTTGAGGAAATGAGTACATGCAATGACCGATCTATGGGAATTTTATGTTCAATGTATGCCGTTGGATAAACTTGAACTAGTTCTTCTATCACTTCTTCGGTTTGCTCGAGAATATTTGTTGGTGGTTGAGCTTTCATTTGTTCCCCACGCGCAAGTTCCAACATTTCATCAATCAACGTTTTCATTTGATGTACTTCTCGTAAAGATATTCCTAGTGACTCTTCCAAAATTTCCGGGTCATCTTTTCCCCACCGGTTCAATAAGGATAAATGCCCTTCCACTACTTGTATGGGAGTGCGTAATTCATGAGAAGCATCTGCCATGAACTGCTGCTGCTGTTCAAATGAATACTTCAATTTGGCCATCATGCTTTCATATACAATGATTAACTCGCCAATTTCATCTTTTGCGTCGTAGGAAATCGTTAATTCTTTTTCAAAACCATGAGCAACTACGTCATCCATAGTCATTTTCAAATCCTT from Paenisporosarcina sp. FSL H8-0542 encodes:
- a CDS encoding MoxR family ATPase yields the protein MDAQSLILQSQTSRKQRTHSEDHSTLIGQGGYMSPLPHLWEDLLLSVVLQKNVLLKGPSGSGKTKLAESISSYFAQPMHSINCSVDLDAEALLGFKTLVQANGQTNIDFVEGPVIQAMRYGHILYIDEINMAKPETLPILHSVLDHRRMLTNPYTGEVLKAHKDFTVIAAINEGYIGTSPLNEALKNRFISFAIPYLTGEPLRELFVREYPLASHNLIKTMLHLSEDMFIQVQNGLLSEEAASIRSLLDATELAQHIDPLRAIRYAIAEKLDDDSEKELVMELANTWVK
- a CDS encoding DUF6501 family protein; this translates as MLHNVWKETPTLKTVTCVHTNAAKFSVSNVLTVGKSYEVKNETEEFIFVVDNSGHIGGFYKEYFE
- the odhB gene encoding 2-oxoglutarate dehydrogenase complex dihydrolipoyllysine-residue succinyltransferase translates to MAEIKVPELAESITEGTIAQWLKQPGDTVEKGEFIVELETDKVNVEVISEEAGVVQELLFAEGDTVEVGQVIAVVGEGSGSGSTTKSPVEADPAEADAPVKDVEAAPKQQAAPVAKEESSSTDRTIASPAARKLAREKGIDLQAVSTVDPMGRVRVQDVEAHSNAPKQAPAAPAAPKAAAAPKADDSRVKREKMSRRRQTIANRLLEVKQSTAMLTTFNEIDMTNVMALRSRKKDKFFEDHDVRLGFMSFFTKAVTSALKKYPYVNAELDGDEILLKQFYDVGIAVSTEEGLVVPIVRDTDRKNFAEIEATIGELAKKARDKKLQISDMTGGSFTITNGGVFGSLMSTPILNGTQVGILGMHTIQKRPVAIGDEVQIRPMMYVALSYDHRVIDGKDSVGFLKTVKELIENPEDLLLES
- a CDS encoding 2-oxoglutarate dehydrogenase E1 component; amino-acid sequence: MSKNGSPNGSPWTKLSGPNLGYVLEMYDTFMQSPESVDAELGELFKQYGAPSTDENLVDFSAAGQVDPNHVGKVLAAVQLADAIRAHGHLAADIYPLNDRPKDSTRLDPSSYGLTDADLIEIPASLLMKNAPKDIQNGLQVIEHLKSFYTDKIAYEFAHIINPQERQWIQSKIESSSMKLTLSTEERQALLKRLSEIEGFEKFIHRTFVGAKRFSIEGLDTLVVLLDELVRQSEKYQTEQILIGMAHRGRLNVLTHIINKPYDMMFADFAHVPNESFLPKDDSLKITTGWFGDVKYHMGATHTAKSGLKVKLAYNPSHLEVVSPIVTGQTRAAQEKTTKTGVPVQNPKAAYSVLIHGDAAFPGQGIVTETLNYSRIRGFQTGGSIHIIANNMIGFTTEYYDSRSTHYSSDPAKGYEVPVVHVNADDVEAVIAVARLAFEYREQFGKDILIDLIGYRRFGHNEMDEPLVTNPTMYHAIHKHPTVRELYGKQLVADKVVADTDVKKLATDVQKTMQAAYDRVREVPEAVHQDIVIPEVVLNGYPEVPTGVKEETLVKMNAELLSWPSEFSAFKKLEKILKRREEPFKGKGKIDWAHAETLAFGSIIQEGNPIRLTGQDAQRGTFAHRHLVLHDEKTGAELVPLHHISDAKASFVVYNSPLTEAAVVGYEFGYNLENEKALVIWEAQYGDFANMAQVMFDQFISASRSKWGQKSGLVMLLPHAYEGQGPEHSSARLERYLQMAGENNWTIANLSSAANYFHILRRQAKMLGEETMRPLIIVSPKSLLRHPLVGAEVADLTTGQFDTVLEQRGLGEQTDKVERILLASGKMAIDLADKVKDGKDFDHLHLIKVEQLYPFPSEKIQAIVERYPNAKEIAWVQEEPQNMGSWTFADPYLRDLAGTKSVRYIGRVKRSSPAEGDGETHKTEQSRIIEEAVSL
- a CDS encoding HAMP domain-containing histidine kinase, whose protein sequence is MNEWKKLNQKIASQSLKKKWAISSAAVIFLSFATMSIILYVALKGWLYQQEEQEVNRTMQDLTAFFESQGPFLTVQDIQSNTGLMKSIVDKDQTVRLLNADGIEVLQINNTSTFKAFKDIDVPEEGYALNDYDNSSISAIGNVRLGRFKGYIQLEHPLKSFQSTKTYILTAMLLFSVCALLLSGWIGYILASYLLKPLKDLKMTMDDVVAHGFEKELTISYDAKDEIGELIIVYESMMAKLKYSFEQQQQFMADASHELRTPIQVVEGHLSLLNRWGKDDPEILEESLGISLREVHQMKTLIDEMLELARGEQMKAQPPTNILEQTEEVIEELVQVYPTAYIEHKIPIDRSLHVLISSNAYQQIMRNLLINAIRYSTEPARVHISYERKTKYIIVHVQDQGIGIDPQHETKIFDRFYRVDMARSRDLGGSGLGLSIVKMLVENARGSITVKSELGKGSTFSLVLPLIE